Part of the Pangasianodon hypophthalmus isolate fPanHyp1 chromosome 9, fPanHyp1.pri, whole genome shotgun sequence genome is shown below.
CGGGAGGAAGTTCAAAGATGTTTGATAAATTTGCCATAAACTCCATAACTGGTGAAATTAATACTAAAGAAAAACTGGATCGTGAAGAAAATTCAGCATACGAAATTCGTGCGCAGGCTCGAGACAGAGGTTCTCCCTCCCGTGGCACACACTGTAAAGTGCTTGTTGAAGTTACGGACATTAATGACAATGCACCGGAGATCTCGGTGTCTTCTATGATGAATTCTGTAAAAGAAGATTCAGCGTTAGGAACAGTGATAGCATTAGTTACAGTCACTGACAAAGACAGTGAACAAAATGCAGATACTAAAGTGCACGTTATAGGTCATGTGCCATTTAAACTCAAACCATCCTACAAAAATTACTTTTCCTTAATTCTTGATGGTTcgttagacagagagagtgtgtcagAATATAACATCACTATCAAAGCTAGTGATGAAGGGACTCCACCTCTCTCCAGCACCGCCGTGATTACTGTACATGTTTCTGATGTAAATGACAACGCGCCACGTTTTCCCGACTCCGTCATTAATGTGCATGTGAAAGAGAACAGTCAGGTTGGAGCTGTTATTTATACAGTATCTGCTTTTGATCCTGATGTTGGTGATAATGCCAAGGTATCATATTCATTGCTAGGAAGCTCTAAAACATTCCCTGTAACATTTGTAATCAACATAAACTCTGACAGTGGAGAAATTTACAGTCTGCAGTCATTTAACtatgaagaaatgaaaacatttcagtttaaagttcAGGCCACAGACTCTGGTGTTCCTCCACTGAGCAGTAACGTGACTGTGAATGTTTTTATCCTGGATGAGAATGACAACAGTCCCGGGATTCTCACTCCCTATTCTGATCATGGATCTGTTCACACTGAGAACATTCCCTATTCTGCTGAAGCGGGATATTTTGTGGCCAAGATCAGAGCTGTAGACTCAGATTCTGGATATAATGCCCTGCTTTCTTATCACATCTCTGAACCTAAAGGAAACAACCTTTTCCGGATCGGAACCAGCAGTGGAGAGATCAGGACTAAGAGGAGAATGAGTGACAATGACCTGAAAACTCACCCGCTGGTCATTTTGGTTTCTGATAACGGAGAGCCCTCACTGTCAGCCACTGTGTCTATTGATGTTGTGGTTGTTGAGAGCACAGGTGACATAAAGACTCAGTTCAAACATGCACCGATAAAGGAGGACAGTTTCTCagatttaaacatgtatttgcTGATCGCCATTGTGTCAgtttcagtgatatttttactgAGTCTGATCAGTTTAATAGCTGTAAAATGCTGCAGGACAGACAGCAGTTTCAGCAGATACAGCGCCCCAGTGATCACCACACATCCTGATGGAAGCTGGTCTTACTCCAAAGCTACACAGCAGTATGACGTGTGTTTTAGTTCTGATACACTGAAGAGTGACGTAATGGTTTTCCCTGCACCATTTCCGCCTGTAGATGCTGATCTAATTAGTATAAATGAAGGGGACGATTTTAACCGAACACAGACACTTCCTAATAAAGAGAAGGtaagattaatttattttactaattGTTAAACTGTGGGATTTGTTTTGCTCTGTCCTTGGTGCTGAAACAATATCGTGTCAGGAAAACACCACGCTTACATGCTTACACCATCAATATGCCTAGACATTTCTAAAAACACTGTTCAGCATAATGACTATGTTTTTGTGGTCTTCGTAATTTTTAcaatctgagatttttttctttcagtttaaaTCCCTGTTTGTCATTTGCGTTCTTTTTAACTTTCACATCTTTGCACCATGATTTCTTTACTGCTTAATTTCTCAAATTTGCCATTTTGATTAATCAAGAGTCAGAAGAAGGAGAatactaacaaaaaataaataataaaattatttattgtatatattgttatatgtttatgtattgGGTATAATGTAATGGGATAAAAAAACCCTCTGGTTAGTTGTTTTATATAACCATTAGCTTTATCTAAGCGATACACAATAATTTGTATCAGTAACTGGTTTGCTGCATCATCGATAAAGGTACAAGCTTATCCTAATAAATCGATATtaaaaccagagagagagagagagagagagagagagagagaaatcacagCAGTAATTGTATCTACAATGAGTTGCAATGTTCCCCTCATGTTAGGTTAATAGGTATATAAAATAACCCTTCATTATAGATCAACACTATCCACATTCTGAGAAAAACGCGGAACAATTTTGTTGGCATCCAAAAATGGTTAATGGTGTAATAGTAATCAAAATTAATGATACCAATCAAAAGTGATTATTTAACACTGGTCATTTTATTGTGAATATAGCAAAACGGGCTCTTGGCGTCGCTATAGACCGTGCAAACAACAATCCGCCTTGTTATAAGGCTCCTCCTATTGAATGGTTAACCGAGAAGCATAAAGGAACAGCGTGCTTTGTTCCTGGAAGCACGAAATGGTGGACTTACACTGCAGGGCTGTCTCCATGTGAGACTCATAGTACACGGAGTATTGTTCTAGAAATTCTACGAGATTGTTTGGATGCCTTACTTTCTGAGACTGACTTCGCTGCAATGGGCTTCCCTGTCCAAAAAGACACGGTGTGGATTTGGATCATTGCGTTATTGTGTTTATCGGGCTTCTGCGCGGCGCAGATCTCTTACTCCGTGTCAGAGGAGGTTGAAAAAGGAACATTTGTTGGAAATATCGCGAAGGATTTAAACGTAAACGTGCTTGAACTCGAGTCGCGGGGACTGCGGATTGTATCGACACACAATAAGAGGTATTTTGATGTAAATCTGAAGACGGGAGTGCTATTTGTCAGCGAGAGAATAGACAGGGAGGAGATATGTAGTAATGTACCA
Proteins encoded:
- the LOC113529863 gene encoding protocadherin alpha-2 isoform X3; this encodes MLGCFFPEPASTAMGRPMQKATVCIWFIALLCSLEVCAAQISYSVSEEVDKGTFVGNIAKDLNINGQELEWRGLRIVSGHNKRYFDVNLKTGVLFVNERLDREALCGDSDKCVINIEAIMNNPVHLSRIEINILDTNDNAPFFLEESYFVNTSELAVIGERFPLPVASDADSHRNSVKTYKLSPNEHFSLDVQSGEEHSVSAELVLQKALDREKQPVIQLTLTAIDEGKPPKSGTVRITVNIEDVNDNIPTFSKPLYKIRVAENIPVGTTIIKLVATDLDEGLNGELVYSLTAGGSSKMFDKFAINSITGEINTKEKLDREENSAYEIRAQARDRGSPSRGTHCKVLVEVTDINDNAPEISVSSMMNSVKEDSALGTVIALVTVTDKDSEQNADTKVHVIGHVPFKLKPSYKNYFSLILDGSLDRESVSEYNITIKASDEGTPPLSSTAVITVHVSDVNDNAPRFPDSVINVHVKENSQVGAVIYTVSAFDPDVGDNAKVSYSLLGSSKTFPVTFVININSDSGEIYSLQSFNYEEMKTFQFKVQATDSGVPPLSSNVTVNVFILDENDNSPGILTPYSDHGSVHTENIPYSAEAGYFVAKIRAVDSDSGYNALLSYHISEPKGNNLFRIGTSSGEIRTKRRMSDNDLKTHPLVILVSDNGEPSLSATVSIDVVVVESTGDIKTQFKHAPIKEDSFSDLNMYLLIAIVSVSVIFLLSLISLIAVKCCRTDSSFSRYSAPVITTHPDGSWSYSKATQQYDVCFSSDTLKSDVMVFPAPFPPVDADLISINEGDDFNRTQTLPNKEKPKAPSADWRYSASLRAGMQSSVHMEESSVMQGAQGVLVQNWPTVSSAPDNEGGEVSPPVGAGVDSNSWHFRYGPGPGMPPQHLKPGEVPPEAFIIPGSPAIISIRQGQDGDDKSDFITFGKKEEAKKKKKKKKEKEKKDKKEKGKDDDD